The segment TGAGCGGGCTCAGGCACACGACACCATCGACAAGCTGACCGTGAAGCTGCGCTTCTCTGACTTCCGCCAGACCACGGTGGAATGCCGCGGCCACGCGCCGGACCGCACCGTCTACGCGCGCCTGCTGGCCGAGGGCCATGCGCGCCGGGGCTTGCCAGTGCGGCTGCTGGGGGTGGGGGTAGGGACCAGCGACCGGGATACGTCGCAGCTGGAACTGTTCGACTGAGCGCAGGATTATTCGAGCGAATAATCAACGCACCTTAAATAATGGTGTATTGATAAATCGCATCAATAGCCAAGCTATTGCAGGTCGTTGCGCATCACCAGCAGCCACGGCATATGCGAATTGGTGACGCCGTCGAGCCGGCCCGAATCGCCCAGCTCGATCTCCTCCATCGACACCGACTGCTGGACATTGCCGCCGATGGCACGCACCACGCGCGTGGCCGGATCCACGCCGACCACGATGTCGCAGTGCATAGGGGTGGTGCCGAAGCCGATTTCGGCGATGTCCTCCAGATAGCGGTCGCGTCCGCGCCCGGCGCAGATGATGTCGCCGGGCCGGGGCATGGCGGGGACGGGCTCGATATGGAAGGCTGGCCTGGGCAGGATGCCGTCGCGGGCATCGACCACGTACATCGAGTGCGACTGCCCGGTCAGGAACTGGCGCTCGTCCAGCCCCGCCTTGCGCAGCACCCATGAGATAAACACCGCCGACCAGGCCCAGGATCCCTGCGTCACCTGCCGGCAGCCGGGCGCTTCGCCGACGATGCCCCAGTAGCGGCGCGCCAGCGAGCAGCCCAGGGGCGTGGCTTCCATGCCGGTGCCGTCCGGAAAGGACAGGCAGCTGGCGGCCGGTGGCGGATTGCCGTTGGTCTTGGATTCGGTATCGGTGGTGGCGGCAGCGGGTGCCCCGGCCTCCGCGGGGGACGGTGGCTGGGCCTCCGGGATCTCTGGCAGTGGCGCAGGCAGTTCCGGTGCGGGCACCGGGCTGTAGGTGACGCAGGAGGTGTCGTCCCGGCCCAGCCGCACCACCTGCCCGCCCCAGCGGGCCCATTCCTGCGTGGCGATCTCGACGATGCGTTCGCGCGGCGTGGCGCCCGGGCGCGTCACCGGCCTTTCGGTGTCGGGCAGCGCGCGCGCCTGCGGCCGCACCGGCTCGCTGACGGTGGTGCAGGCACTCAGCAGTGCCAGCGCCACGGCAACACAGGCCGCGCGCATGGTGCCTGCAGCCTGTGGAGAAAGCTGTGGAACCGGCTGTGGAAAGCGCTGTGCATAACGCTGTGGAGATCTGCGGCGCGGCGGACGGGCAAGCATGGAGGCCCCATGTGGCACGGCACCCGGTCCGGCCTGTCACGGCCACGGCTGGACGCCTGTTGGAAGACTTCGCGCGCGATCGCTCCGGCGACGGATTCAGCGATGCGGCGGATACTGCAGAAAATCAGCTTACCGCTGTGGATAACGTCCCCCGCCTGGCGCTCGCCAGCGCCCTCGGGCACCGGGCGGCGGCATGGCGGGGTCTGACAATTCGGGCCCTGCAGTGCAGCCCGTCAGGCTCACTGGTTGACAGCGTCCTTGAACTTCTGGCCAGCCTTGAACTTCACGGTCTTGGCTGCTTCGACCTTGATTTCTTCGCCGGTACGCGGGTTGCGCGCCATGCGCTCGCCACGCTCGCCCTTGCTGAACGTGCCAAAGCCGATGAGGCTCAGCGTTTCGCCCTTGGCCACGGCGTCCATGATGGCCGACAGGGTCACGTTCAGTGCCTGTTCCGCCTTGGACTTGGTCAGACCGTCCACCCCGGCTGCGATAGCGTCGATCAGTTCGGTTTTCGTCATGCTTCACTCCGTATCGAGTTGATAAAACACAGGCGTCCGCATGCCGGGCGGCCTGACTGGCACCGCTCCGGCAAAGACACCGCGGGCCACATGATACCGTGTCGGACAAGGCGCACCGGGAACAGATTGTTACCTGGCAGTTTCCGCGAGGCCGCGCCAGGCTGGGCTTCGCGGCAAATCGACGCAGCTGGGTACAGCCATCGCAAGCCGCGGAAGGTGACGAAAGCGTCCTAAGCTGACAGGCAGGGGCCCCCAGGTCGCGCAGGCGAGATAGCGGGCGGGCCGCGTACCTAGCCTCTCACCCATCCCTCGCCAGAGGCCCTCAGAGGCCCTCTGCCCACGCGCAGGCGCATTGGACAGGGCTGGAGAGCTACTGACGGCCAGAAACGCTTGCAGGCGCTCTGGCAGCCTCGGAGGCGCAGACTGCACTATGTTGCATGTTGTCGGATCATTGGGCTGGCGGCGAACCCAGCCGCTATTCGGCGCATGCATGGCACCTTGCCGGGGCGGTTTACGAACCGGCTCCAGATCCTGCGGGCGGCGTATACGTGAAAGTCGGTGTGGTTGGGCGTATACGCCCGAGGTATACGCCGAATCTTCAAATCCAAAACCACAAAGCTTCGCGCTATCGCGACGTTTACAGTCCCGGCCATTTGGATGATGCCTTGGGGGCATTCTTTTGCTGACGCCGTTGGTTCGTTCTTTCGGTTTACCTTCTTCTTTCATGTATACAAATAGTAGTAGTAAGTAAACACCCGCCCCCGCTGTGGAAAACCACGTAAACGTCTTTCGGTTCAACGGTTTACGTAAACGAGAAGTGGTCGTATCCAATGTTGGTCGAGGTGGATGACTCAACCATCCGGAGGAGGCCAGTGCCGCAAGCCCTCCGACTTATGCCTGAGGCATCCCCATGCCAGCCCCAGGCAGCCCACATCCAATCCGCGTGCTTGTCCACAGTTCGAGGCGGGGTTATCCACACGCGGGGACGTAAACGGGCGTCGCGGCTGAGGCGGAAATGGGGTGCCGTATACGTGTCAATCGCAACCAGGGCGTATACGGTGAGGTCGCCGGAAAGGGGTGTTACGTATACGTGTCACGGTTGCACCGGTATCATCCCCGATCGCGCCGGAACGGCCGGCACAGCGGGCCACTCAGGCAAACAGGCGACGAGCACGGAAAGGCAAATGGCGGACAAGGCAAAGCGCAAGGCAGCGGACGAGGGCAAGAAGAAGACGGCGAGCGACCGGATCGAGGTGCGCCAGTCAGGCGTGCACGGCAAGGGCGTCTATGCGATCGGCCAGATCGCCGAAGGCGAACGCGTGATCGAGTACAAGGGCGAGCACATTTCGTGGAAGAAGGCGCTGGAGCGCCATCCGCACGATCCCAGCGATCCCAACCACACTTTCTACTTCAGCCTGGACGACGGCAGCGTCATCGACGCCAAGTACGGCGGTAACCGCGCGCGCTGGATCAACCACGCCTGCGAACCCAACTGCGAAGCGCGCGAGAAAAAGGGCCGCGTCTTCATCCACGCGCTGCGCGACATTGCCGAGGGCGAGGAGTTGTTCTACGACTACGGCCTGGTCATCGACGCGCGCTATACCGCCAAGCTGAAGAAGGAGTTCGAGTGCCGCTGCGGCAGCCCGCAATGCCGCGGCACCATGCTGGCACCGAAAGAAAAGAAGAAGAAGGCCAAGTAAGGCGCGCGTCCCAACCCGCGCCTCCGCCAGCGCAGCGGCGGGTTCAGGCCACCGATCCTGGCGGTTCGCAGGGGATCCGGATCACGAAGCGCATGGTCGGCCGCCGTTCGGGCGCGCCGTCCGCGGCCGGGGTATCGCCGGCCGCACCTGGAACCGGCGGCACGTCCTCGATGCGGATGGTGCCCTGGTGCAGCGTCACGATCTCATGGACGATGGCCAGCCCCAGCCCGGCGCCGCCGCTATGGGCCGCCCGCCCGCCGCCCGGCTCAGGGGCGCGGTCGCCGCGGAAGAAGCGCTTGAAGACTTCCTCGCGCCGCTGCGGCGGGATGCCGGGGCCGTTGTCTTCCACCATCACCACCGCCATGCCGCGGTGACCCATGGCCTCGCCGCCGGCGCGCACCGTGATGCGCCCGCCCGCGGGCACGTACTTCACCGCGTTGTCGATCAGGTTGGACAGGGCCTCGCGCATCAGCAGCCGGTTGCCGCGCACCACCGCGGGCGCGCTGCCGGTGAAGGTGGGGCCGGGCAGGATCTCGAAGCCCAGGTCGATGCGTTGCGCCAGCGCCTGCGGCACCCACTCGGCGCCGATCTCGAAGGCCAGCTCGGCCAGGTCGAAGTGTTCCACCGGCCCGAGACGCTCCAGCGACAGCCCCGGCTCGGCGCGCGCCAGCGACAGCAACTGGTTGGACAGCCGCACCGCGCGGTCGGCGGCGGTCTGCACCTCGCGCAGCGCATGCCGGGCAACTTCCAGCGAATCGGCTTCCTGGGCCCGGTCGGCATGCAGCTTGACCGCGGTCAGCGGGGTGCGCAGCTGGTGCGCGGCATCGGCAATGAACTTGCGTTGCGCGTCGAGCGCGTCGCGCAGCCGCGCCAGCAGTGCATTGAGGCCGCGGATCAGCGGCGCCACCTCGGCCGGCACCTGGGTCTCGTCGAGCGCGGCGAGTGAGCGGGCAGTCTGCCGGTTGAGCTTGTCGGCCAGGATCTGCAGCGGCACCAGCTCTTCCTTGAGCACGTGCGACAGGATCAGGCTGCCGACCAGCAGCAGCAGGATCAGCGGCACCGACACCGACAGCAGGATCTCGTTGGCGGCGGTCTCGCGCCGGTCCAGCAGCTCCGCCACCTCCACCACGATCGGCCCGCGCGCGGGTTTGCCGGCCTCGCTGGTGCCGAGTTCGTCCACCGCGGCGCTGGGCAGCATCACCGGCAGCCGCACCGCGCGCACCTGGCGTCCGCTGAACCAGGCGTAGAACAGGCGCGCATCGTGCAGCGTGGTCTGGCCGGTGCCGTAGCCCAGCCAGGTGTCCATGCCGCCGATCAGCCCGTCGGGGCCATGGATGCGCCAGTAGATGCGGTCGGTGCCCTCGGCCTCGACCAGCGTCTGCGCGATCATCGGGATGTCGTGCTCCAGGCGCGGGCCGGCAATGCGGATCTGCTGGGCGATGTTGTTGGCCACGCCATACAGCGCGCGGTCGAATACCTGCGTGGTGTAGTGCGCCGCCAGCCAGTACGACAGCGAGCCGCTGGTCAGCACCAGTGCAAACAGCGGCGTGGCCAGAGCGCGCAGCAGGTGCGCGCGCAGGCTGATGTTGGAGCCGGGGCGGGACGCCTGGCGCGTCGCCGCGGGGGTGTCGCCGGCGGCGGAGGCCGGGGGCACGTTCCGCGTTGCGATGCGGGAGGCCGTGCGCCAGGAAACCCGGGAGGAGGTGCGGGAGCGAGGCCACATTGCCGGCTAGGCCGAAGGGCAGGGCCGCGTGTCGGATGACCGTGGCGGCCGGAGCGGTTTCATTGTCCGGCGCGGATCTGCAGCAGGTAGCCGAAGCCGCGCACGGTGACGATCTCGACATCGCTGTCCTCGAGCTTCTTGCGCACGCGGTGCACATAGACCTCGATCGCGGTGTCGCCCACGGTGTCGCCGCCTTCGCCGGCGGGGTGGGCAAAGGTGGCCAGGTGGTCCTGCAGCTGCGCCTTGCTGACCACGCGGCCCTGGCGCTGCAGCAGCAGTTCCAGCACCGCGAACTCGCGCGGCGACAGCTCCAGCGGGCGGGCGTCGATAAACATGCGGCGGTCGTTGCCCGACAGCCGCAGGCGCCCCAGGCGCACGTCGCGCTCGGGGGCGGCCTCGCCGTGCTGGCTGCGGCGCAGCAGCACGCGCACGCGCGCTTCCAGCTCGGGCAGGGCGAACGGTTTGATCAGGTAGTCGTCGGCGCCGGCGTTCAGGCCCGAGAGCTTGTCTTCCAGCTCGTCGCGCGCGGTCAGGATGATGACCGGGGTGGTGCGGTTGCGGGCGCGGTAGCGCGCCAGCAGGGTCATGCCGTCGATGCCGGGCAGGCCCAGGTCGAGGATGACCAGGTCGTGCTGCTCGCGCAGCAGGTGTTCGGTGGCATAGACGCCGTCGTGGACGACGCGCATCTGGTGGCCAGCGCGGGACAGGCCGGCTTCGACGCCGCTGGCAATCTGGCGGTCGTCCTCGATCAGCAGGATACGCATGGCGGCAGCTCGGGCAGGAAGTTGGGCATGGCTGGAGGGAAGGCCTCTTGGCGCACACGGGAGGTGCGGGCCTGCCGCAGATTGTACTAGGCGCGGGCCTCCGCTTCCTTACGGATTGCCTACAGCGGCCCGATCCGGCGCTGCCGCCGCGCCCGCGCTTAGTCGGTCACCGCGTCGGCGGCGCGCTCGATGAAGTGGGCCAGGTCGATATCGCGCTGGGTCAGGCCGTTGGCATCGTGCGTGGACAGCGTGATGTCGACCCGGTTGTAGACGTTGAACCATTCCGGGTGGTGGTCGGCCTTCTCGGCCTGGATCGCCACGCGGGTCATGAAGCCGAAGGCGGCATTGAAGTCATGGAAGGTGAAGCGCTTGAAGATCGCGTCGCGGTCCGGGACGGTGGTCCAGCCGGGCAGGTCTGCCAGCAGCGTGGCACGGGCTTGCGGGGAAAGCGGAGTCATAGGGGGCTCGATCTGGTCGTAACGAAAACGAAGGCCGCAAATCAATGCGGACAGCCGGCCCGCCCGCGCCGTGGCGGCGGGCATGCCGGCATTGTTTCACAAAGCGGGAAGCGGGGCAGGGCGCCCCGGGTTTGCCGGCAAGGGGCCGGATCAGATGTCTTCGGTATCGGCCCAGCCTTCGCGGGTGCCGACATTGAGCACCTGGTCGCCCGGGGCCACGTCGCCCGCGCCCAGCGTCGGCTGCGCGCGCAGTTCTTCGTACAGCGGCGCAAAGTCCGGCCGGGTGGCGTCGAACAGCTGTTCGAAGCTGTCGATCACGAAGTAGGTCTTCTGGAAGGTGTCGATGCGGTAGCGCGTGCGCATGATGCGGCGCACATCGAAGCCGATCCGGTTGGGGCTGGCCGAATCCAGGCTGTAGATCGACTCGCCCTGGCTCGACAGGATGCCCGCTCCGTAGATGCGCAGGCCCTGCGCGGTGCGGATCAGACCGAATTCAACCGTGTACCAGTACAGCCGCGACAGCATGTCCAGCGCGCCCAGCCCGTTCGCCTTCAGGCCGCCCTTGCCGTAGGCCTCCATATAGTCGGCAAAGACCGGGTTGATCAGCAGCGGCACATGGCCGAACACGTCGTGGAAGCAGTCCGGCTCCTGCAGGTAGTCCAGCTGCTCGGGCTTGCGCATCCACCAGCTGGCCGGGAAGCGGCGGTTGGCCAGGTGCTCGAAGAACACCTGGTCCGGCACCAGGCCGGGCACGGCCACGACCTGCCAGCCGGTGGCGCGCATCAGGGTTTCATTGAGCTGGTCGAAATCGGGGACGCGGTCCTTGTCCATGCCCAGCGTGGCCAGGCCCTGCAGGAATTCATCGCTGACACGGCCCTGCAGCATCGCGGCCTGGCGCTCGTACAGCTTGCGCCAGATGGCGTGGTCGGTGCTGGTGTAGCGGTGCACTGGCTGGGCGATGGTGAAGTCCGGGCGCAGTTCCTGGCCGGACAGCAGGCCGGCGTCGAACTGTTCCTTGAGCTTGTCGGTCAGGGTGCCCTGGAAGGCGCCGGGGGCTTCGGTGGCCGTGGCGATGGACATAGGTGCGCGTCTCCTTGTAATGCGTGCTTGCTGCATCGGTGGCAGCATCAATGCGGATTTACTGCGTAGTTTAGACATCCAGGCGCGCAGAAAGGCCGCAAAATCCGCTTTTATTGGTGTTGTGACGCATATAATGTGCATTATTCAACTGAAGAATGCGGGATTTGTGTATGACTGCCTCCGGCGTCTCCCTGGACCCCTTCGACCTCGCGCTGCTGGCCGTCCTGCAGGCCGACGGCCGCACCACCCACCAGCAGCTGGCCGAACGCGTGCACCTGTCGCCCAGCCAGGTCGGGCGCCGGCTGGCGCGGCTGGAAGCCGACGGCGTCATCACCGGCTACCGCGTCAACCTGTCATCGCAGGCGCTGGGCCTGGGGGTGATGGTCTTTATCAGCGTCAAGCTGGCCCACCATGCCGACACCATCATCGAACGCTTCCGCGAAGAGATCCTGCTGCTGGAAGAGGTGCAGGAGTGCTATTCGGTGGCCGGCGAGGCTGACTACCTGATCCGCGTGGTCGTGCCCGACCTGCCCACGCTGGCCGAATTCACCATGAAGCGGCTGATGCGGGTGCCGGGCGTGGAAAGCGTGCGTTCGAACATCGTGCTGACCGCGATCAAGTGCGACGGCCCGCTGCCGCTGTCGCACCTGCGCTGAATCTTTTCCTGCGGCGCGTTGCAGGTTTGCGTGCCGGTCTTGCGCTCCTGTGGCGTGCGTGTCACCCTCGCCGGGTGCCGCAAACGTGGCGGGAACGGAGGATGGCAGGATGAAGGGAATCGTCGCCCGAGCCGATCGGGGTCTTGGCAGGATGCCAATGCAATTGCATGCGCGGCGCGCAGTCCTGGCCCTGGTGGCCACGCTTGGAATCCTGGCAGCGGGCGGCGCGCAGGCCGCGCAGGTGACGCGCTTCTCCCCTGAAGGCACGGTCGGGCAGGTGCGGCAGGTGGCGATCCGCTTTGACGAGGCCATGGTGCCGATGGGCGACGTCCAGGCCACCGCGCCCGCGGCGGTTTCCTGCACCGGTGCCGGCACCGGCGGGCAGGCCCGCTGGATCGATGCGAAGAACTGGGTCTATGACTTTGCCAGCGACCTGCCGCCGGGAGTGCGCTGCACCGTGCGCATGCGCACCGGCCTGCGCAGCGTGGCCGGCACCGCCTATGCCGGCAAGCCGGAGTACCGTTTCGAGACCGGCGGCCCGACGGTCGTGTCCAGCCGGCCTGCGGGCGGCGAGATCGAGGAAGACCAGGTCTTTGCGCTGCGCTTCAATGGCGCCGCCACCGCGGCCTCGGTGCGCGAGCACGCCTGGTGCCAGGCGCAGGGGCTGGGCGAGCGCATCCCGGTGCGCTTGCTCGCCGGCAAGGAGCGCGATGCCGTGCTCGACGCCATCCACTGGGAACGCATCGCCAAGCAGGCGCCCGATGCCGTGCACCTGCTTGCCTGTCAGCAGCGGCTGCCGGCCGCGGCGCGGGTGCAACTGGTGCTGGGCGCGGGCATTGCCACGCCCTCCGGCGTGGCCACGCGCGACGAGCGCCGCTTTGACTACACCGTGCGCGAACCCTTCACCGCCAGCTTCAGCTGCGAGCGTGAACACGCGCAGTCGCCGTGCACGCCGCTGCGGCCGATGTCGGTCAGCTTCTCCTCGCCGGTGCCGCGCAAGCTGGCCGAGAGCGTGGTGCTGAAGACGCCGTCCGGCCCGCGCGCGCCGCAGTTCGATCCCGACCTGGCGCCGGACGCCAGCGTCAGCGCGCTGACCTTTGCCGCGCCGTTCGCGGAGAAGGCCCAGTTCACCATCGAAGTGCCGCGCAACCTGAAGGACGACAGCGGCCGCACGCTGGCCAATGCCGACCTGTTCCCGCTCAAGGTGGCCACGGCATCGATGCCGCCGCTGGCCAAGTTTGCCGCGGCGCCGTTTGGCGTGGTGGAACGCTTCGGCGAGCTGCCGCGCGGCAAGGCGCCGGCCGACTACCCGCCGCTGCTGCCGGTGACGCTGCGTAACGTCGAGGCTGACCTCGCCGTGCGCGGCGTGCAGGCCAGGGCCGGCACCGTGATGAAGCTGCGCGTGGACGACGACACTGCCGTGATGCAGTGGTTTGGCCTGGTGCGCCGCATGCATGAGGCCAGCTATACCCGGGCCGAGCTCGACGCCGTGCTGGCGGGCCGCTCCCCGTATCGAGTCAACAACCCGCGCAATGCCGTGTCGATCGAGACGCGCTCGGTGTCCCTGCTCGAGCGCGCCCCCGGCGTGCAGAAGCTGGCCGTGCCCAAGCCTTCGGGCGATGCGCCGCGGCCGTTCGAGGTGGTGGGCATCCCGCTGCCGGAACCGGGCTTCCATGTGGTGGAGATCGCCTCGCCGATGCTGGGCGAGTCGCTGCTGGGCAAGCGTGCGCCGATGTACGTGCGCACCGCGGCGCTGGTCACCAACCTGGGCGTGCATTTCAAGCTCGGCCGCAGCGCCGGCAATGAAGACGATGGCAGCCGCAGCGGGCTGGCCTGGGTCACCGCACTGGACGACGGCAAGCCGGTTGCCGATGCCGCCGTGGCGGTGCGCGACTGCAGCGGCCGCCTGCTGGGCGAAGGGCGTACCGATGCCAGCGGCGTGGTGCGCTTTGCCAGGCTGGCTGCCGCGCCCGAGGGCGCCTGCGAGCAGAACGGGCTGTCGGGCTATTTCGTCTCGGCCCGCATCGGCGTCGGCCACCCGCAGGCACGCGGCAAGGCCGACATGGCCTTCGTGATGTCGGACTGGAACCGCGGCATCGAGAGCTGGCGCTTCAATGTGCCGACCGACACCGGCACCGCACCCACGGTGCGCGCCCACACCATCTTCGACCGCACGCTGCTGCGCGCCGGCGAGACCGTGTCGATGAAGCACGTGATCCGCGCCGAGACCGCGCAGGGCTTTGCCCTGCCGCCGGCCAGCCGACCGCTCCCCACGCGCGTGGTGATCCGCCATGAAGGCAGTGGCCAGACCTACGAGCTGCCGCTGCAATGGCGCCAGACCGCGACCGGCGGGCGCAGCGCGGAAAGCAGCTTCCAGGTGCCGGCGGCGGCCAAGCTGGGGGTCTACAGCGTCGAGCTGGAAACGCAGAAGGGCGAAGGCGCGCAGGACAATGGCGGTGCGCGCGGCTACACCAGTGGCAGTTTCCGGGTCGAGGCATTCCGCTTGCCGGTGCTGGCCGGCACGCTACAGGTGGCAGGCAAGGCGGGGCCCATGGTGGCGCCTGCCGAACTGCCGGTCGGCGTGGAGATCCACTACCTCTCCGGCGGCGGTGCGGCCGGGCTGCCCGTGCGCGTGTCCGCGCTGCTGCGCGACAAGTACGTCAGCTTCCCCGGCTATGACGAGTTCTCGTTCAACCCGCCGCGCGCGCAGCGCGAAAGCGCCAGCGGCGACGAGGAGATGGATGAGGACGAGCAGGGCGATGCCAGTGCCGACAGCCAGAAGCTGGTTGCCGACAAGCTGCCGGTGACGCTCGACAAGAACGGCAACGGCACCGTCACGCTGCGCAAGCTGCCCAAGATTGAAGCCCCGCGCGACCTGCTGCTCGAAGCCGGCTTTGCCGACCCCAACGGCGAGATCCAGACGCTGCGCCAGACCGTGCCGGTGTGGCCGGCGGCGGTGGTGGCCGGCATCCGCACCGATGGCTGGGTCTCGGTCAAGCAGAAGCTGGCCGTGCACGGCGTGGTGCTGGACGTCAACGGCAAGCCGGTGGCGGATGCGCCGGTCAAGATCAACGCGCGGGCACGCATCACCACCTCGGCGCGCAAGCGCGTGGTGGGCGGCTTCTACCGCTATGACAACCGCTCCGAAACGCGCGACCTCGGCACCGTGTGCGAGACCCGCACCGATGCGCAGGGCCGTGCGCGCTGCGACGTGGCGCTGGAGCAGGCCGGCCAGATCGAACTGGTGGCGAGCGCGCGCGACAAGGACGGGCGCACCGCGCAGGCGGCCTCGACGGTCTGGGTCACGCGCCAGGGCGAGCTCTGGTTCGGCGGCGAGAACCATGACCGCATCGACCTGCTGCCGGAGAAGAAGTCCTACGCGCCGGGCGACACCGCCGTGTTCCAGGTGCGCATGCCGTTCCGCCATGCCACCGCGCTGGTGGCGGTGGAGCGCGAGGGCATCTACCAGACCCAGGTGGTGGAACTGCATGGCAGCGATCCCACCGTGCGCGTGCAGGTGAAGCCGGAGTGGGGGCCCAACGTCTACGTGTCGGTGCTGGCCTTGCGCGGGCGCCTGCATGAGGTGCCCTGGTATTCGTTCTTCACCTGGGGCTGGCGCCAGCCGGGCGAGTGGTGGCGCGCGTTCCGCAGCGAGGGCCGCGAATACGCCGCGCCGACCGCGCTGGTGGACCTGTCCAAGCCGGCCTTCCGGCTGGGGCTCGCCGAGATCCGCGTCGGCAATGCGGGCCACCGGCTCGACGTTACCGTGACGCCGGACAAGGCCAGCTATCCGGTGCGCGGCAAGGCGCGCGTGGCGATCCAGGTGAAGCTGCCAGAAGGCAAGCCCGCCGCCAACGGCGAAGTGGCGCTGGCCGCGGTGGACCAGGCCTTGCTGGAACTGATGCCCAACACCAGCTGGGATCTGCTCGATGCGATGCTGCAGCGGCGCGGCTACGGCGTGGAAACGTCGACCGCGCAGATGGAGATCATCGGGCGCCGCCACTACGGGCGCAAGGCGGTGCCGGCGGGCGGCGGCGGCGGCAAGAGTCCCACGCGCGAGCTGTTCGACACGCTGCTGGTATGGAACCCGCGCGTGCAGCTCGACGCCGAGGGCCGCGCCAGCATCGAGGTGC is part of the Cupriavidus necator genome and harbors:
- a CDS encoding DUF2272 domain-containing protein, with amino-acid sequence MLARPPRRRSPQRYAQRFPQPVPQLSPQAAGTMRAACVAVALALLSACTTVSEPVRPQARALPDTERPVTRPGATPRERIVEIATQEWARWGGQVVRLGRDDTSCVTYSPVPAPELPAPLPEIPEAQPPSPAEAGAPAAATTDTESKTNGNPPPAASCLSFPDGTGMEATPLGCSLARRYWGIVGEAPGCRQVTQGSWAWSAVFISWVLRKAGLDERQFLTGQSHSMYVVDARDGILPRPAFHIEPVPAMPRPGDIICAGRGRDRYLEDIAEIGFGTTPMHCDIVVGVDPATRVVRAIGGNVQQSVSMEEIELGDSGRLDGVTNSHMPWLLVMRNDLQ
- a CDS encoding HU family DNA-binding protein — its product is MTKTELIDAIAAGVDGLTKSKAEQALNVTLSAIMDAVAKGETLSLIGFGTFSKGERGERMARNPRTGEEIKVEAAKTVKFKAGQKFKDAVNQ
- a CDS encoding SET domain-containing protein, with the protein product MADKAKRKAADEGKKKTASDRIEVRQSGVHGKGVYAIGQIAEGERVIEYKGEHISWKKALERHPHDPSDPNHTFYFSLDDGSVIDAKYGGNRARWINHACEPNCEAREKKGRVFIHALRDIAEGEELFYDYGLVIDARYTAKLKKEFECRCGSPQCRGTMLAPKEKKKKAK
- a CDS encoding sensor histidine kinase N-terminal domain-containing protein; its protein translation is MPPASAAGDTPAATRQASRPGSNISLRAHLLRALATPLFALVLTSGSLSYWLAAHYTTQVFDRALYGVANNIAQQIRIAGPRLEHDIPMIAQTLVEAEGTDRIYWRIHGPDGLIGGMDTWLGYGTGQTTLHDARLFYAWFSGRQVRAVRLPVMLPSAAVDELGTSEAGKPARGPIVVEVAELLDRRETAANEILLSVSVPLILLLLVGSLILSHVLKEELVPLQILADKLNRQTARSLAALDETQVPAEVAPLIRGLNALLARLRDALDAQRKFIADAAHQLRTPLTAVKLHADRAQEADSLEVARHALREVQTAADRAVRLSNQLLSLARAEPGLSLERLGPVEHFDLAELAFEIGAEWVPQALAQRIDLGFEILPGPTFTGSAPAVVRGNRLLMREALSNLIDNAVKYVPAGGRITVRAGGEAMGHRGMAVVMVEDNGPGIPPQRREEVFKRFFRGDRAPEPGGGRAAHSGGAGLGLAIVHEIVTLHQGTIRIEDVPPVPGAAGDTPAADGAPERRPTMRFVIRIPCEPPGSVA
- a CDS encoding response regulator transcription factor; amino-acid sequence: MRILLIEDDRQIASGVEAGLSRAGHQMRVVHDGVYATEHLLREQHDLVILDLGLPGIDGMTLLARYRARNRTTPVIILTARDELEDKLSGLNAGADDYLIKPFALPELEARVRVLLRRSQHGEAAPERDVRLGRLRLSGNDRRMFIDARPLELSPREFAVLELLLQRQGRVVSKAQLQDHLATFAHPAGEGGDTVGDTAIEVYVHRVRKKLEDSDVEIVTVRGFGYLLQIRAGQ
- a CDS encoding 4a-hydroxytetrahydrobiopterin dehydratase, with the protein product MTPLSPQARATLLADLPGWTTVPDRDAIFKRFTFHDFNAAFGFMTRVAIQAEKADHHPEWFNVYNRVDITLSTHDANGLTQRDIDLAHFIERAADAVTD
- the phhA gene encoding phenylalanine 4-monooxygenase, encoding MSIATATEAPGAFQGTLTDKLKEQFDAGLLSGQELRPDFTIAQPVHRYTSTDHAIWRKLYERQAAMLQGRVSDEFLQGLATLGMDKDRVPDFDQLNETLMRATGWQVVAVPGLVPDQVFFEHLANRRFPASWWMRKPEQLDYLQEPDCFHDVFGHVPLLINPVFADYMEAYGKGGLKANGLGALDMLSRLYWYTVEFGLIRTAQGLRIYGAGILSSQGESIYSLDSASPNRIGFDVRRIMRTRYRIDTFQKTYFVIDSFEQLFDATRPDFAPLYEELRAQPTLGAGDVAPGDQVLNVGTREGWADTEDI
- a CDS encoding Lrp/AsnC family transcriptional regulator produces the protein MTASGVSLDPFDLALLAVLQADGRTTHQQLAERVHLSPSQVGRRLARLEADGVITGYRVNLSSQALGLGVMVFISVKLAHHADTIIERFREEILLLEEVQECYSVAGEADYLIRVVVPDLPTLAEFTMKRLMRVPGVESVRSNIVLTAIKCDGPLPLSHLR